A region of the Dermacentor albipictus isolate Rhodes 1998 colony chromosome 4, USDA_Dalb.pri_finalv2, whole genome shotgun sequence genome:
GGTGCTGCACGGTACTACTGAAAGAGTATAGCGACTTTGCAAGGCATAtagacttggaacgaattctaagaatggcaccggtttcgagatatccGCCTTCAAACTGCGGTAAAAAATGCCTAGTTGTTCCGCTTACTTTAAGGAAATGCTGCTTTACACATTGAAGCACAACAGTGCTtgaaatgccaatgcatttcgtcggaaactTTGACAACTAATATTTCGAAACTGTTGTCGCATTAAACGTGGTGGTGCATTAAAAAGCTATCGAATGCTTGCCTGATTAAGTCTTTGGCACCACTTTTTCAGGATGGCTTTCTTGATAGAAAGCATGTGTTGCAGGAAATAAAGTTCCCGGAACTTTCTGAAAAAGTCCTATAGAGCTTGTTCTGTTGTTCCATTCACAGACTTGCAAAAATTTTCATTCCTATTAATCAAAGTTATCTTGCATTACCCAAATACAAAACATTTAGAAGGCGGCTGTTCTAGTGAAGTGGCGATTCCATGTAAGCGATTTCCATTAACTGAGAACATATTGTACATGATATTCATAAgcttaatgaaaaaaaattgtgaccAAGTCCATGAGAAAGAATCGCAAGCATTACATCTATGATGAGCTGGCGGATGGTCTACAATTGACTTTTATTTGCTACTTGCCGTGCCAATATATGTATTGTGAAGAATGAATTGTAGATTTGTCTTGCACCATTAATATGAAATTCTGCGATACAAGTGATAACATGGTAGTGGCACATTGGCTTGACAAGTGCACGCTAGCCAGACAAAGCCATTGGCAACAATGTGCAGGCATGGCAAGAATGTGTCCTTTTAACTTGCACTGGCCACATATTTGATATTTTTGCCACCAGAATACATATCTTGAGTGGCCGACCAACCAAATATTCACTTCACTGTTGCCGTTATTTCCTTGGTTTCGTGGTATTTTAGGTCTTGTTATGCAGTACAACACTCATTAAAATAAAGCATACCAAAGCAATTTCGATTTCCTTCGTTATATCCAATAAGTCGTTATAGCCATTTTTATTATGCCGAGGTTCAACTGTAATAGACTGGCATGAGTCTTCTCTGTGCACGCTTTTCAAAGCAACTATACATGCGCcaaatatatatgtgcgatgtacTATAACGCACAAGCGTTGCACCAGGATTGAGGTAGGTTGTAATAAGAAACGACTTGAACGTGACCTGTGCACTATGCTTCGGGGGTCAACCACAGAGATGGTCTTCACAGTTAAAGGAAACAAAGCCAAAGCAAGTGAGACAAACAGCACAGCTTTAATAAAGCTACTTCATCATCAGGACAAAAAACAAATAATTTATGAGCTGCTGTTGGAAGTATGTGTACATAAAAATTGCACTTTGATAAGGCAACGCTGGTGACAAAGTTGCAACAAGGTGTCAAAGGATAAAGGCAGCAATGAAACATGATTGAATGATACAACAAACGCACATGCAGACTCTTTTTGTACAGCTATTTACAAGTGCAAAAGTTATTCCTGAGTTTGTAAAAAACCACAAGATTCAGTCTTCACATCAAAGTTGCTCTCTACATTCACGTGGAACAGCTCTTTGAACACCTGTCCTTCCTCGCGCACCACAACCAAACAGCGAACATTGCAGCTCACTGCCGCATCACTGTAGCAGGTGCAGGCACTTGGTCTCTTGCATCAGGGATGACAATGTCGCACTCATGTCATTGATCACCATGTTGCTGGTGCACAGGAGAGGGGAATGTGGATGTGGTCTGTTCTCTCTCGCACTCAAGGCCCTGGCAGGGTTCACAGAGTTCTTTTGGACAGTTGCTTTGTTTGGTGAAACCTTAGGTGATGGCACCGTGTTGCAGTTTTCTGTTGCACTTTGctgcgactgctgctgctgctggagtTGCTGCAGTCCTTCAACCAAGTGACACTGCTGTACCTCTGACTTATCTGTGGTGCTGGTAACTTTGTTGCAACCAGGAGAGAGGACCATACCCGCCTGAGCTGGTGTGTCCGACGGCTGCAGCACGGCACTTGCTGGCACTCCACTCACTGGCTGGGCAGCAGGAACAGCCGGCTGCACAGACTGAGGCTGCGAAACTACTGCTGCTGCAGGCTGAACAGGCACTGGCGGGAACTCCTGAACTGCAGGTCCTTCGATGGCATTTGTGGCAGCAAGTTGCTGACACTGCTGCACGTATTCTAACGTGCGCCGATATGTGTCCGGAGGCATGGCGGCACGTGAGGACTGGCTAACGCTACGGCACTGGATCTCGGGCTGCGACCTTGAGCAGTTGCTGCACCTTGAGCATTTGTGGTTGCTGAGGCTCTGGCTAGCTTGGCTGTATTGAGCATGTTTCTCCACACAGCTGTTTCTAGCAGAGGGCGGGTAGCTGCTGCACTGGTTGCTTTGAGATCTGTGCATGCAAGCTCCCTGGCAGCTGCTGGATTGAGACGTTCCATACGTGGCCACGGCGGACTGCACAGAGGGCGTCTGGGGAGCTGGTGACGGAGGAAGTGGAGCACTCATGGGCGATGCGGGTGGGTGGCAGACCTGCTGCGGCTGTACAACAAGATTCGGTTGAGGCATGTGGACAGCACTGTTTGGCATGGGCCTGTAGGCACTTCCATTTTCTTGATATGTTTGCGCATGGTTCGTTTGGTAAGTGCCGTGGGTGGGTGGCTGTTGATGATGCGGCACATTTTTGCAGCTAGTTGCACCGCACTGGCAGTACCAGCTACTGCTCTGATGGTGGCCAGGAGACCGTGGACCTTGGTGTGGCACATTGCCATGTTGCTGCTGGCAGTGGTTTGACTGGTagggtggcggtggtggtggtggttgcatCTGAGCATACACAGGGGCCGGCGCATGGCCATTCACCTGGTGTGAGTGGCAGTCCTGTGGCAGTGGGTGACTTGTCTGCGGCTGATGACAGCAGTTCACTGGCTGGTTTTGAACATGGTTATAACTCCCTGCACAACTATGGCTGTCCATTTGTCCACTAGCTCCAAATCTCTGCTGGCTGCTGCCACCATGCCCGAATTGGTTTCTATCACAGTAACTAGGAGGAGGCATGTTGTAAGTAGGATGGAAGCttgagtgctgctgctgctgctgatgatgatgatgataaggtaCTGAGGCTGAATATCCTGGTTGGCGGACGTGGCCTGGCTGCGGAGTTTGCCTGTAAGGCTGCTGCTGGGGGCCAAAGCTAGGCGCTTGTTGGTGCATGTGATGCGAGTTCTGATGGCTATGATGGCCTGGAGAATGTGGACCTTGGTGTGGCACATTAGCATGCTGCGCATGGAGTGCTTGATGCATGCCTGAATGGTGAGCAGGCTGGTGAGGAACTTGGTGTGGCGGTGGAACATGTGGCACGTGACCCATTGGAACTGCGTGAGGTTGCTGCGTGATGTTTTGGTGCTGCTGCTGCATATGCCAGCTGCCGGCAGGTTGGCAGCCCGGAAGAGCTTCCTGACTAGCTTGATAGAATGTTTGATTGCCCCCCGTGGCAACGGAGGAGCCTGCTGATTGTGGACACGCGCCGCTGCCACAGCTCTTAGGCTGGGAGCCCATGGAACATGCGGCGTTGGGTTGCAGGTTGCTTGCATGAGGCTGATGACTGTTCTTGGCAAAAGAGGAGTTAGAATAACACGAGTGACCATTGCTCAGAGAGCCACTCGCAGTGGTTGCCCCACAGTTCTTGTTGCGGATCTCATCGTACTGGCTCACGCTGGATACAGCTTGGCTCATGGCAGAGCCCGGACGCTCCCTCTGTGCGAGGTAGTTGATGAGCTCATCTGGCAGCACCAGGTCATCCAGCTCCTCCACTGCTTTGTCAGTTCCACAGCTGAGCACTGCTCCCTCGTTGGGGTGTTGCTGGTCACCGCCGTACTCCAAGGCTCCAGGCGGTGCACCACTTGTACCACTCGCAGTACCTTGAGCACAAGCGCCAACCTGCGTGTTCTGTGAGCCAGGTGAGCCCAATTGCGACTGCATACTGGAAGAATCTTCCTGCTCGTGTAGCACTTCCATGCTCTGTGGTGTTGCGGGTGGCAGCATCAGGCTGGCAGTCATGGCCGCATTTTGTGGCTGAACAACAAGGTTGGAGGTGTTCGCCAAGGTTGGTATATGGACCCTTCGGAAGTGAGTAGAGAGGCTGGAGATAGGATCGTGCGCCCTTCTCGAAGAGCAACCGCTGGCTATTGGGTCACATGACGAATTGGTTGCCAGACTGCGTGAGGCTTCACTTCCAGTTGAGGCCTGGGGGCTTGCGTCAGAACACATACTGCTGTAGAAGGAGCTCACTGTACTTGTACTGCTGCCTCTGCGACTTATCAGTAGGGTGGTCTGACGAGGAGTacaacctgcaaaaaaaaaatagacctCTCTTCACAAAGGTGCCATTGCAACTTGAACAAATGTTTCATGATTTTATACCTTAAAACGTAAAACATTTGCCGATAAAGAAAGTGTCAAAACATTGAATGCTTTAGGATTCCAGAAAAGTACAGTGGATTCTTAACACTTTGGCAGAACAAGTGTCCAAGTTTGTTGCATGCATCACTCCAATGTCCTTCAGAAAAGTGAACTGAGTACTATAGGAAGTACAATGATGTGTTGTCGTTGTGCATGGTTCAGCTAATACAAGCTCACGGAACAAGAGTTGCTGAATGCTGACAGTACCTAGTCACTTATCCTTGCTTCAGTCATTGTCCCTTCGTTACAATGTTCCATAACACCAAAACCATCTAACGCCTCCACATCATCACTTGAAATAAAGTAAGTTGCTGCTACCACATTAGTATTACATCCAAAAGTAATTTCCAAAGTCCACGCTACCTCTGATAAAAAAATACTGGGTGAGGTACCATATGGTGGGAATGCAACAAAAAGCATGCAGCACGCTAGCACTGTAGCATGTGGCTGCATTACTATATCTGTCTTTGGCAAGACACCTGTGTCTTTCCAAAGTGCCCGTTATGTACCGGGTGTAAGAGCCTGTCAAGTTGCCCTCAGCGCAGCTATTTTTTCACACCCTCACGTCACTGGAACACGGAATAAAGCCAATTCAATATGGCCGCACAAAATGATGCAGACAGCAAAATGTGAAAACTGTGCAAGGGTGACCCTAATGTCTTTCGATCACCCGGTCACCATGGAGGAGTGTTTGGCGCACCAGGTGAATAGCTCAGGGAGAAAGTGCTAGAGTGCTAAACAAGTTGCCCCAAAACAAATAAAGACCACAATGTGCTACCATTGCAGAATACGCTGTCTTTTTTGCAAGAGTGTCATCACAAAGTGGTCAGCATATTGTGGATGCAATGACACAACCTAAATTATGTGTTACCTGGAGCCTGAATTGTGTTTGCCGAGTTGCAAAAGCTGGCCACACTTTTCTGGTTGTCGCCTCCATATGGCTGCCTGCTCCCGCCGTGCCGATGCAGGTGTCCACCTGGGGCAAAGACAGTGGCAAAAGTTGGTTAAAAAAAGATGAAGTGTGCATATAGCAAGATCATACAAAGCTTCAGGCAAACAGCAAAGAGATACGAATGCACAATGGAGAGAAAGAATGGCATTGTAGTATTTGCAAACAGGGAGGGCATATTTTGTAACGAGCCTTCTCACGCTACATTTACCTTACGACTTGTCATGGGCCTGCCTGCTAGCACGCTTTCATTATTGCCAAGATTGGCCCCACAGCACAATGAACGAGCAGAAATGAATAGAATCTGAAGGAAaataatatttacaaaatatGGCCCTTTGGCTGGGTTTCACTTTGTCCATTTTCAACATTCGTTAGTTTGGAAAATTCTCTGGAGAACAATCAGGACTGCAAGACTTTACTAACCTGTGCCTACTTAACACAGAAGCATTTTTCATGTTTCGGTGTTTAAATGTGTTCTGTGTTTAACATTACACCAATCACCTTGCACATCACTACTCCAAGAACAGTCCTTGCACTTCTTTTTCTGACCATGGCAGAGTGTATCAACGAAGTTCTACTGAAGTTGCCTACTAAGCTGAGATGTGAGCACTTGCCTATTTCACTTATGTGTGGCCCAGGTACATATGAGCCACCTCCTATATTCTTGAACGGGGCATGCAGCTTCCCTCTCAGCCGGTTGTGAGCATTCCTCTCAGCTTCTGTGTGGTTGCCGGATGACGTTACCGCACAGGTGATTGCAGCTGCAAACTCGTCAACCTGAAAGAACATGAGTGCCAATTATGTTTTACATGCCCTTAATAATGTAGGAGTAAAAGAAATTGCAACAAGGGTCGACATCCTTTAACACAACATGCCCCTTATGCACAAACAGAGCAGAGAGAGGACTAATACTTGAGTATACAGTGAAGAGCTCAAAAGTATGGGAAGCTTGTTAAGCATTACCATGACTAAAATTTCCTTATTGCATAACTGAGCGCCATTTTCAGTCATGCAGCTATAAAGACCGGGAACCACTTAAAGCATTTTACTGAGTTGAGTTTTACAATTCCATAGCTGGACCTCAGATCCAATCTCTATAAGCACTAATCTTTTTTTAATTCAGCATAAAACGATACCCTTGTGCTTCTGATGTGGCAGTATGGAGAAGCATCATTTGTTACTATGCAGATACCTTTTTACAACAAGCAACTTGCCATTATCATGCATATATACTTAGGGACATCCTGGAGTGGAAGCACACATTATTGCGGGGCTATCTGCAGGTTTTATTTATAAAGAGAGGCATAGGTTATTGCCATACCTGCTACACATGTGGCTATGTTTGCCACTGACTTAGAAAGACCTCTAGTGATATGCAGGTATTGCAAGTAAACTGTAAGAAACCTTTGACCCTTACCTCGAGATCTGCAGGGTCCATGACATCCCAAGCATTATCATTAGTGTCGAGGGCTTCCAGCTGGCCACAGGTGGTGGAAACACTGTTGTCACTAATCGGAGCATCCAGTGAGCCTTGATCGAATGACCCAAGGCCATCTGTGGTGCTTTCTTCACAGGGACTGCTGTCATTCTGTGGGGAGCCCTGGTCCTGCAAAAGCAAAGACAAATTGCCACGCAGATGTTACAGGAGATGACACAGAGTGGGCTTTTGTTAAATAATACACAGCAATGTGATCACGAGCAGACTGTTGGGACGTGGCAACTGCACAAaagtaaatcttttttttttttcacattatcCGAGGCTTTCTTAAATGTTGGCATGACTGTCTTCCCTAAACTAAATGGTTGGATGCCCATTCAAGCTTCAATAGAAGAAAGCAGCATTTTACAAAGTGAAATGATTTACCACAATGGCTTCGACTTTACCCAACTACTGCTGCGGCACTACTTGTGTCCTACAATGTTAGGGGTGCAACATAAACAGAAGTAAAATGTACAAGTATTTTCTGCTTGAACTTTTGTTAAAACATGACGCAAGAGTTGGCTGTTACATATGTCTGCACAGTATGGCCACGAAAAAATTTAGTCACAGTTTTCTAAATGTAAACATCAGACTTCCTTTGACACGAGCTTTGTTGGCTACATTGTGTGTGAGGCTAAACAGCTTGTAGTCTTGTCTTGCATTGCCAAAGTACACATCTCTTAAGATGCACATTTCCAGAAGAACTTTACGAttaaaataaaatatgtttgtcGACCTTTACACTTGCTAAGTATCGTACTTTGATATGCAAGAAATGGGTGTCATCTTAGTAGTTTATACAAGTACGAAGATATGGTTTGGTACTCGTGAAAGGTGAGATGCTTCCAGTGAATAAAATGATGGCCTTGCAAAAGTCATCAGGTTCCTGTAAGACGTGACTGTCAAGGGATTTGAAGGCACAAACAAGAACACGATCAGTGTGAAGGGCGACTAAGACAGCTATTTGTTGTAAAGCTCACGTAGCTTTTCTTTAAACAGTGTTTTGTTTTCTCAGTGCCCTAACAAAGTTACTGATGCAACTTATTGCACTTTAGCACCAtctactacagtaaaaccttgttaattcagaTCTTATGGGACAGAAACTAATGTCCGAATTAATCGAATGTTGAATTATTGAAGgtatcaagaaaaaaatgttcactaTGGCAACACGCTTTTGTTTACTGCATGAATGGGCCAATCATGCTTCTATTTCGCACAAAAAGCAGTGTGGAAGCTGCACTTCTCATCATCTCGTGGCTTACTAGAGCTCATAGCGGAGAAGGTCTTGCGACTTCATCTGAGACAGGCTTTTTACTACCGCGCGCACAtcccattattattttttttttgccagtgagcTGTCTGTCACAATGTAGCCGATGCTCTTTATCTTCGGAAGCTCATCAACACGAAACGACTGCTTGCCACAGCCGTTGCAGACACAGCTGCGGCCGCTGTCAATGCAACCTTGCAGCACTGAAGACGCGCAATAGATGCACGCACCGAGTtgaaacgaaactactgtttgttTCAATTGCTGACAAAATTGCGGCCGCTATCGACGCAATCATGGATGGCGACCATGCAGTCATGAAAGCACGCAGCCAACACAGTGCTGTGCGTGGGAGTAAATGCAAGAATAAAAgctttaaaggcacaaataggcacgAAGCGTTCTGGCGTAGCTGTCACTCACGTGCGATTTCCACTGATGACAGTGGCGATGCGGACCAGCGATGCGCTAACGCCATTTCTGCTCTCTTGCGTTGCACATTTACGACGCTCCGGCAGTCTCCAAGCTTTGGGAGTTGTCCAAATTAACGAATTTCATTGCATTAGATATTACGTACTCTTTCCAGGACCAAAGGGCGAGTCCAAATTATCTGATTTTCCTCATTAATAAGGGTCGAATTACCGAGGTTTTACTACTTCCAAGGCAAGAGAGGCAGCCTGCAGGCCTGAACCTGTCTGGACTTTATTTCTTAAGCAGAAGTAGCTGCACTCCTGCTTCTTAAAGACCAATTAGTGTGTCCAGGTGCAAGGAGGTGGGCAGTTGCTTCATTAAGGAATGAAGTAAGAATGAGGTCTCAGCTCGCCACGCATATAAAGTAGTCACAATGCGATACCATTGCAAGCACAAGGCCAGGGCACGCCCACCGTTCGAAGCAACTGTACTCACCTCCGACTTGACGCTGGGACTGGATACACTGGCAAGCTTGCTGGCACCATCATCAGAGCGGGGGCTGCCCTCGCTGCTAGCGGCGGGGTCCATGCCGTCTCTGAGTGCCCCGCTGCCGTCTCCAGAGCCACCTTCAGAGCCCTTGTGCTTCTTGTTGGCATAGAACTCCGCCCCATGCACCGTCTTCACGTGCTTTCGCAATGAGCTCGGGTCCGTGTACCGCTTGGTGCAGCCAGGAGCCTTGCACACGTAAGGTTTCTGAAAGAATGTTGAGAAACGTTGCTGTTACCTAGGTTACAGACCGCAGCACACATCAGAGTCAACACGCCCCTTTAGACTCTCAGATTCTGCACTcttttgttatatccaataaacATGTATGCAAAGTAACATAAAAAACTTCATTTTAGAACATTTAAATAACCAGGAACAGGCGTTTAACATCAACTATATCAATGTGTGACTTCACATGCCAGCAGTTAGTTCAATACAATTTTAGCTGGAGCAATACAGCATAAGCTTGTTAATAGTAGCTTATACACCAGTGAGTTAGTTGGTGAGTCATCCTTAAAGCTATGGTTGCAGTGCAAGGCTTCACGTGGATGACAGAAGAGACTAGAACAAGGAGGCTAGAACTGTGTGTCCTAGTCTCTTCTTTTGCCTACGTGAAGCCTTGCCCTGTAAGCATACTTGCACCACAATTTCACATTTAGCATGGTTGACCTGAACCCCTAACTGGACTCCTTACAAATAAATACATTTAATGCCTGCTGAGCTTATGGTGGCGTATTGTTCACCTGATAGCGAATGCATATTATTTTTTTCCACGTACTCAATCCAGGCTTGCTTTCTAACAGCAATCTCGCATAATGACAGCAGGGTTTGATAAAGGCTAAGAGTGCAAGAACAATGTCAGTACACCACTCGACAGATCATCACATTTGACTCCAGCATCGTCGCTAGCCATGGAAGAGTGTGCAATTCCCTTACTATTGTTGGCCCACTTGCAGCAGTGCAAGCATTTCAGTCTTCTTGAAAGTGACAATTGTTGCCCTAATGCCATCTCTATGTGGGTGCAAATGTATGCCCACTTTAAACCTTTCAACATGTGTAATACACGTTCTTGAGAGGACGGCAGGACACAGAGTGAGAAACAGGCATCGCATTTCAAGCATGCTCTCTTTTGACCTGTAGTGCCTTTCTGTATTACTAGAGCAGAATGAAACATGAAAAGGATGAAATTAATTTCACAGTCTCTCGCCTAATGTCACATAACCAGGTGACATAAATGGCTTTACCACCAGAACTATCTATGAATGAGTCACAACAGCGTCACACACAAATCTGTAAAGGCAATGAACCTTCTAGTACTTTCTTTCCCAGGGTTTGCATTCTATTCCAGTGTGATATGCTATCAGTTACCATACCCCCAATCTCAGCAGCAACAATTTCAATAGGTTATGGAGGCACTGAAAGTGACAGTCATAAAATTTGGCACTTTACTCTACCACCAAAATACTACCAGCATCTCAAATAGGAGTGCGAAAAGAGAGAATCCACAATACAGAAA
Encoded here:
- the ci gene encoding transcriptional activator GLI3, encoding MSDVPRLAAAGLPLQFPSAFAAVHAAIPVDQRTHEGRYVWEPRLHAFPHGPAAGLAGAALQTAGLQDMAYLQQQQQQQVQQQVQQQQQRRQSADAAAVAAALQSPYRLSPYMDQMYSPFQASPPLAMRVLSPLDHRGIHMDYIQQMAALGQRGLMDFHAASAAVTPDIAFSAEGSRLASPRAGARGRKRALSSSPYSEGFDIGSMIRLSPNSLVSFMNGSRSSSASGSYGHLSAGTLSPAMNMGTPTVASHLQQLHQLNQLMRPLLLPGAGAFAPQTILPAPVVLGAPQGKVDTKDVASGRETASNIVSSTVDTEEARRRVKKEIDGASVDDDRDGSGDMKDEPGDFIETNCHWKECTREFPTQDDLVKHINNDHIHGNKKSFVCHWKDCSREEKPFKAQYMLVVHMRRHTGEKPHKCTFEGCSKAYSRLENLKTHLRSHTGEKPYMCEFPGCTKAFSNASDRAKHQNRTHSNEKPYVCKAPGCTKRYTDPSSLRKHVKTVHGAEFYANKKHKGSEGGSGDGSGALRDGMDPAASSEGSPRSDDGASKLASVSSPSVKSEDQGSPQNDSSPCEESTTDGLGSFDQGSLDAPISDNSVSTTCGQLEALDTNDNAWDVMDPADLEVDEFAAAITCAVTSSGNHTEAERNAHNRLRGKLHAPFKNIGGGSYVPGPHISEIGGHLHRHGGSRQPYGGDNQKSVASFCNSANTIQAPGCTPRQTTLLISRRGSSTSTVSSFYSSMCSDASPQASTGSEASRSLATNSSCDPIASGCSSRRAHDPISSLSTHFRRVHIPTLANTSNLVVQPQNAAMTASLMLPPATPQSMEVLHEQEDSSSMQSQLGSPGSQNTQVGACAQGTASGTSGAPPGALEYGGDQQHPNEGAVLSCGTDKAVEELDDLVLPDELINYLAQRERPGSAMSQAVSSVSQYDEIRNKNCGATTASGSLSNGHSCYSNSSFAKNSHQPHASNLQPNAACSMGSQPKSCGSGACPQSAGSSVATGGNQTFYQASQEALPGCQPAGSWHMQQQHQNITQQPHAVPMGHVPHVPPPHQVPHQPAHHSGMHQALHAQHANVPHQGPHSPGHHSHQNSHHMHQQAPSFGPQQQPYRQTPQPGHVRQPGYSASVPYHHHHQQQQQHSSFHPTYNMPPPSYCDRNQFGHGGSSQQRFGASGQMDSHSCAGSYNHVQNQPVNCCHQPQTSHPLPQDCHSHQVNGHAPAPVYAQMQPPPPPPPYQSNHCQQQHGNVPHQGPRSPGHHQSSSWYCQCGATSCKNVPHHQQPPTHGTYQTNHAQTYQENGSAYRPMPNSAVHMPQPNLVVQPQQVCHPPASPMSAPLPPSPAPQTPSVQSAVATYGTSQSSSCQGACMHRSQSNQCSSYPPSARNSCVEKHAQYSQASQSLSNHKCSRCSNCSRSQPEIQCRSVSQSSRAAMPPDTYRRTLEYVQQCQQLAATNAIEGPAVQEFPPVPVQPAAAVVSQPQSVQPAVPAAQPVSGVPASAVLQPSDTPAQAGMVLSPGCNKVTSTTDKSEVQQCHLVEGLQQLQQQQQSQQSATENCNTVPSPKVSPNKATVQKNSVNPARALSARENRPHPHSPLLCTSNMVINDMSATLSSLMQETKCLHLLQ